In a genomic window of Streptomyces sp. NBC_01231:
- a CDS encoding IclR family transcriptional regulator produces MARNIQSLERAAAMLRLLAGGERRLGLSDIASSLGLAKGTAHGILRTLQQEGFVEQDDTSGRYQLGAELLRLGTTYLDVHELRARALVWTDDLARSSGESVHLGVLHQQGVLIVHHVFRPDDSRQVLEIGAMQPLHSTALGKVLSAYDPVAHSEALESDRKAFTDRTVCDLDDFEHVLDITRARGYAADVEETWEGVASIAAPIHDRRRMPVGAVGVTGAVERLGRDGELRPELIAAVRDCARAVSRDLGAGRF; encoded by the coding sequence ATGGCACGGAACATCCAGTCGCTGGAACGCGCGGCCGCGATGCTGCGGCTTCTCGCGGGCGGCGAGCGGAGACTCGGCCTGTCCGACATCGCCTCGTCACTGGGCCTCGCCAAGGGCACCGCGCACGGCATCCTGCGCACCCTCCAGCAGGAGGGCTTCGTCGAGCAGGACGACACCTCGGGGCGCTATCAGCTGGGTGCCGAACTGCTACGCCTGGGCACCACCTATCTCGACGTGCACGAGCTCAGGGCGCGCGCCCTGGTGTGGACCGACGACCTGGCCCGCTCCAGCGGGGAGAGCGTCCACCTGGGCGTCCTGCACCAACAGGGCGTGCTGATCGTGCACCACGTCTTCAGGCCCGACGACAGCCGGCAGGTCCTGGAGATCGGGGCCATGCAACCGCTGCACTCCACGGCCCTGGGCAAGGTGCTGTCGGCGTACGACCCGGTGGCGCACAGCGAGGCCCTGGAGAGCGACCGCAAGGCGTTCACCGACCGGACCGTCTGCGACCTCGACGATTTCGAGCACGTCCTCGACATCACGCGCGCGCGTGGGTACGCCGCCGACGTCGAGGAGACCTGGGAGGGCGTCGCGTCCATCGCCGCGCCCATCCACGACCGGCGCCGCATGCCGGTCGGCGCGGTCGGCGTCACCGGGGCCGTGGAGCGGCTGGGCCGGGACGGCGAGCTGCGCCCCGAACTGATCGCGGCGGTGCGGGACTGCGCCCGCGCGGTGTCGCGGGACCTGGGCGCCGGGCGCTTCTGA
- a CDS encoding aquaporin family protein, which yields MSSSDIFIGETIGTAILILLGGGVCAAVTLKASKARNAGWLAITFGWGFAVLTAVYTSAPLSGAHLNPAVTLALAIKDGDWSNVPVYWGGQMLGAAIGAALVWVAYYGQFHAHLTDKEIVGGPGAQDTRVKAVEAQEKGAGPVLGIFSTGPEVRVVWQNLATEIIGTTVLVLAILTQGLNDSGKGLGTLGALITALVVVSIGLSLGGPTGYAINPARDLGPRIVHALLPLPNKGGSDWGYAWIPVVGPLIGGAIAAGIYNVAFA from the coding sequence GTGTCCAGCTCCGACATCTTCATCGGCGAGACCATCGGTACCGCCATACTCATCCTGCTCGGCGGCGGCGTGTGTGCCGCCGTCACGCTGAAGGCCTCCAAGGCCCGCAACGCCGGCTGGCTCGCCATCACCTTCGGGTGGGGTTTCGCCGTTCTGACGGCCGTGTACACCTCGGCGCCGCTCTCCGGCGCCCACCTCAACCCGGCAGTGACGCTCGCGCTCGCCATCAAGGACGGCGACTGGAGCAATGTCCCGGTCTACTGGGGCGGCCAGATGCTCGGCGCCGCGATCGGCGCGGCACTGGTCTGGGTGGCCTACTACGGCCAGTTCCACGCGCACCTCACCGACAAGGAGATCGTCGGCGGCCCGGGCGCACAGGACACGAGGGTCAAGGCCGTCGAGGCCCAGGAGAAGGGCGCCGGCCCGGTCCTGGGAATCTTCTCCACCGGTCCCGAGGTCCGTGTCGTGTGGCAGAACCTCGCCACGGAGATCATCGGCACGACCGTGCTGGTGCTCGCCATCCTCACGCAGGGCCTGAACGACAGCGGCAAGGGGCTCGGCACGCTGGGCGCCCTGATCACCGCGCTCGTGGTCGTCTCGATCGGTCTGTCCCTCGGCGGCCCGACCGGCTACGCGATCAACCCGGCCCGTGACCTCGGCCCGCGCATCGTGCACGCTCTCCTGCCCCTGCCCAACAAGGGCGGCTCCGACTGGGGCTACGCCTGGATCCCGGTGGTGGGTCCGCTGATCGGCGGCGCCATCGCGGCAGGCATCTACAACGTCGCTTTTGCTTAG
- the glpK gene encoding glycerol kinase GlpK, with translation MTDAHTAGPFIAAIDQGTTSSRCIVFDRDGRIVSVDQKEHEQIFPKPGWVEHNATEIWTNVEEVVAGAIAKAGITRDDIKAIGITNQRETTLLWDKNTGEPVHNAIVWQDTRTDALCKELGRNVGQDRFRRETGLPLASYFAGPKARWLLDNVEGLRERAEAGDILFGTMDSWVIWNLTGGVNGGKHVTDVTNASRTLLMNLHTMEWDAKIAESIGVPLAMLPEIRSSAEVYGAVTGGKLGDVLGGIPVASALGDQQAALFGQTCFAEGEAKSTYGTGTFLLMNTGEKPVNSYNGLLTTVGYRIGDDKPVYALEGSIAVTGSLVQWMRDQMGLISTAAEIETLALSVEDNGGAYFVPAFSGLFAPYWRSDARGVIAGLTRYVTKAHLARAVLEATAWQTREITDAMTKDSGVELAAIKVDGGMTSNNLLMQTLSDFVDAPVVRPMVAETTCLGAAYAAGLAVGFWTSTDDLRANWRRAAEWTPNMAAEKRDREYKSWLKAVERTMGWLEDEE, from the coding sequence GTGACCGACGCCCACACCGCCGGCCCTTTCATCGCCGCGATCGACCAGGGCACCACCTCCAGCCGCTGCATCGTCTTCGACCGGGACGGCCGTATCGTCTCCGTGGACCAGAAGGAACACGAGCAGATCTTCCCGAAGCCGGGCTGGGTCGAGCACAACGCCACCGAGATCTGGACCAACGTCGAGGAGGTCGTCGCCGGAGCCATCGCGAAGGCCGGCATCACGCGCGACGACATCAAGGCCATCGGCATCACCAACCAGCGCGAGACCACTCTCCTCTGGGACAAGAACACCGGTGAGCCCGTCCACAACGCCATCGTCTGGCAGGACACCCGCACCGACGCCCTCTGCAAGGAACTCGGCCGCAACGTCGGCCAGGACCGCTTCCGTCGCGAGACCGGTCTGCCGCTGGCGAGCTACTTCGCCGGCCCCAAGGCCCGCTGGCTGCTGGACAACGTCGAGGGCCTGCGCGAGCGCGCCGAGGCCGGCGACATCCTCTTCGGCACCATGGACAGCTGGGTCATCTGGAACCTGACCGGTGGTGTCAACGGCGGCAAGCACGTCACCGACGTCACCAACGCCTCCCGCACCCTCCTGATGAACCTGCACACCATGGAGTGGGACGCGAAGATCGCCGAGTCGATCGGCGTGCCGCTGGCGATGCTGCCCGAGATCCGCTCCTCCGCCGAGGTGTACGGCGCGGTCACCGGCGGCAAGCTCGGCGACGTCCTCGGCGGCATTCCCGTCGCGTCCGCGCTCGGCGACCAGCAGGCGGCCCTGTTCGGCCAGACCTGTTTCGCGGAGGGCGAGGCCAAGTCGACGTACGGCACCGGCACCTTCCTGCTGATGAACACCGGTGAGAAGCCGGTCAACTCGTACAACGGCCTGCTGACCACGGTCGGCTACCGCATCGGCGACGACAAGCCGGTCTACGCCCTCGAGGGCTCGATCGCCGTCACCGGTTCGCTGGTGCAGTGGATGCGCGACCAGATGGGCCTGATCTCGACGGCCGCCGAGATCGAGACGCTCGCGCTCTCGGTCGAGGACAACGGCGGCGCGTACTTCGTGCCGGCCTTCTCCGGCCTGTTCGCCCCGTACTGGCGCTCCGACGCCCGTGGTGTCATCGCCGGTCTCACCCGGTACGTCACCAAGGCGCACCTCGCGCGTGCCGTCCTGGAGGCCACGGCCTGGCAGACCCGTGAGATCACCGACGCCATGACGAAGGACTCCGGCGTCGAACTCGCGGCGATCAAGGTCGACGGCGGTATGACCTCCAACAACCTGCTGATGCAGACCCTCTCGGACTTCGTGGACGCCCCTGTGGTGCGCCCGATGGTCGCCGAGACGACCTGCCTCGGTGCCGCGTACGCCGCCGGCCTCGCCGTCGGCTTCTGGACCAGCACCGACGACCTGCGCGCCAACTGGCGCCGGGCCGCCGAGTGGACCCCCAACATGGCCGCGGAGAAGCGCGACCGTGAGTACAAGAGCTGGCTCAAGGCCGTTGAGCGGACCATGGGCTGGCTCGAGGACGAGGAGTAA